Proteins co-encoded in one Trichoplusia ni isolate ovarian cell line Hi5 chromosome 19, tn1, whole genome shotgun sequence genomic window:
- the LOC113503373 gene encoding integumentary mucin C.1-like, translating to MKGIAILLLVVCATVSHARENECPPEQAENWEIEMLLVHDDCNKFYKCTLGYPVEQTCPSDLYFNIDTWQCDWQHNVDCTDRNVPGEPPVVTTSTTQAPTTPTTTTTSTTTTPAPTTTPTTTTTTTTPAPTTTPTTTTTTTTTTPAPTTTPTTTTTTTTTPAPTTTPTTTTTTTTTTTPAPTTTPTTTTTTTTPAPTTTPTTTTTTTPAPTTTPTTTTTTTTPAPTTTPSATTTFLTPTAPVDFLDNGCPRDPFVHWLLPHETNCNWFYYCVWGQLVLRECPETLHFNRELQVCDWSWDAGCTTSFDKNLSSRQMLRAL from the exons ATGAAAG GTATTGCGATTTTGCTGTTAGTTGTGTGCGCGACCGTGAGTCACGCTCGGGAGAATGAGTGTCCCCCTGAACAGGCTGAAAACTGGGAAATCGAGATGCTCCTTGTTCATGACGATTGTAACAAGTTCTACAAGTGCACGTTAGGTTATCCCGTTGAGCAAACGTGCCCCTCGGACCTTTACTTCAACATTGACACTTGGCAGTGTGACTGGCAACACAACGTTGACTGTACCGACAGAAATGTTCCCGGCGAACCACCAGTCGTAACCACGTCGACGACTCAGGCTCCGACTACCCCAACCACCACTACCACCAGTACTACTACAACTCCTGCACCTACCACTACCCCAACCACCACCACTACTACTACCACTCCTGCACCCACCACAACTCCTACCACCACCACTACCACCACAACCACAACTCCTGCTCCCACCACCACCCcgaccaccaccaccaccactaCTACTACTCCTGCTCCCACGACTACCCCAACCACTACCACCACTACTACGACTACCACCACTCCTGCGCCTACAACTACCCCAACGACCACCACTACGACCACTACTCCTGCTCCGACCACAACCCCAACGACCACCACCACTACAACTCCTGCACCCACTACAACTCCTACCACCACCACTACTACCACAACTCCTGCTCCCACAACTACTCCTTCCGCCACAACTACTTTCTTAACTCCGACCGCACCAGTTGACTTCCTGGACAACGGATGCCCAAGGGATCCCTTCGTTCATTGGCTCCTTCCCCACGAGACTAACTGCAACTGGTTCTACTACTGTGTATGGGGACAGCTGGTCCTAAGGGAATGCCCTGAGACCTTACACTTCAACAGGGAGCTCCAA GTCTGTGACTGGAGCTGGGATGCTGGATGCACGACCTCTTTTGACAAGAACTTGAGTTCCAGGCAGATGTTGAGAGCCTTGTAG